A region of Onychomys torridus chromosome 10, mOncTor1.1, whole genome shotgun sequence DNA encodes the following proteins:
- the Pik3ip1 gene encoding phosphoinositide-3-kinase-interacting protein 1: MLLAWVHACLLSNMLLAGAYGSGGCFWDNGHLYREDQPSPAPGLRCLNWLAAQGGRESPSEPSPGNHNYCRNPDQDPRGPWCYISSDTGVPEKRPCQDVRCPETTSQAPAASTSQLEEKSDAPGDEEAQVFPPANVLPARSEAAEVQPVIGISQRVRMNSKEKKDLGTLGYVLGITMMVIIIAIGVGIILGYTYKRGKDLKEQHEQKVCEREMQRITLPLSAFTNPTCETTDEKTIIVHSNQTPADPQEGSTLLVGQAGTPGA; this comes from the exons ATGCTGCTGGCTTGGGTACATGCATGTCTTCTCAGCAACATGCTTCTGGCAGGAGCCTATGGATCTGGAG GCTGCTTCTGGGACAACGGCCACCTGTACCGGGAGGACCAGCCCTCGCCCGCGCCGGGTCTCCGCTGCCTCAACTGGTTGGCTGCGCAAGGCGGCCGCGAGTCGCCCTCCGAGCCCA GCCCTGGCAACCACAACTACTGCCGGAACCCGGACCAGGACCCGCGTGGGCCCTGGTGCTACATCAGCAGCGACACCGGCGTCCCCGAGAAGCGGCCTTGCCAGGACGTGCGCTGTCCAG AGACCACTTCCCAAGCACCAGCAGCTTCTACATCACAGCTGGAAGAGAAGTCTGATGCACCAGGTGACGAAGAGGCACAGGTGTTCCCTCCTGCTAATGTCCTGCCAGCCAGGAGTGAGGCAGCAGAGGTACAGCCAGTGATTGGGATCAGTCAGCGTGTGAGGATGAACTCCAAGGAGAAGAAAGACCTGGGAACTCTGG GCTATGTGCTGGGCATTACTATGATGGTGATCATCATTGCCATTGGAGTTGGcatcatcctgggctacacttACAAGAG GGGGAAGGACCTGAAAGAGCAACATGAGCAGAAGGTGTGTGAGAGGGAGATGCAGCGAATCACCCTGCCGCTGTCTGCCTTCACCAACCCTACCTGTGAGACCACGGACGAAAAGACCATCATTGTACACAGCAACCAGACTCCTGCTGACCCTCAGGAGGGCAGCACCCTCCTTGTGGGCCAGGCTGGCACCCCTGGAGCCTGA